The Streptomyces kanamyceticus DNA segment CCGGTCGCCGAGGCGGAGAGCGCCGAGTACGCCGCGCACACGTTCACCTTGGACGGTCTCTCCGTGCGGTTCCGCGTGGCCAGGACGACACCGACCAAGGTCGGCCAGTTCGTCACCGTTTGGAAGAGGTCCCCCGGGGGACCCATTGAGCCCTACGACGCCGAGGACCCTGTCGACCTCTTCGTCATCAGCGCGCGTGACGATCAGCACTTCGGCCAGTTCGTGTTCTCCATGGACGCGCTCCGCAGGCACGGGGTCGTCGCGGTGAACGGTTCGGGCGGGAAGCGGGCCTTCCGTGTCTATCCGCCCTGGGTGACCACCACCAACCGGCAGGCAGGACGAGCGCAGGAGTGGCAGCTCGGCCACTTCCTGGACATCGGCCGGGGCGGGTCCTTCGACTCCGCCCGCGCCCGGGAGCTCTACCACCCGTAGCCGCCTCGCGAGGAGGGGTAATGCCATGAGCACGGAGATGACCGTTCTGCTGGTCATCGCGGGCGTCGTCGTGGTCGCGACGCTCGCGATGGCCGTGACGCTGCTCGTCCGTCTCGTCCGCACCCGTCGCCTCCTGCGCGACGCCGGGATTCCCGTCGAGCGGCAGTGGGTGTTCTGGGGTGCGGTCGCCTATCTCGTACTGCCCGCGGACCTGCTGCCCGATCCCGTCTTCCTCGACGACATCGGGGTGCTCCTGCTGGCGCTGCGGTCCCTGCGGTCAGCCGCCGACAGGGCGTCCGCGCCGGACGGCTGAGAGGCGGGCCCGCGTCAGCAGGGCGTGCATGCAGTCCGTGACCTGACCGACGTCGTCCACGGGCTGGTGGAACGCGAGGCGCACATCGGCCTGGCTGCGGGCGCGTTCGAGGCGCAGGGTGATGCCGTGCCGGTCGATGGCGAGCGGGCGTACGCGTACGACGCCCTGGAGGCTTTCGGGGCTGACGAGGCGGGTGAGCTGTTCGACGGCGTCCGGGTGGGCGTCCGCGAGATGGGTGAGCAGGCGCGCCTCCGCCTCGGCGAGCGGGTCGGGCACGGTCAGGGCGAGTTCGTCCAGTTCGACGCCGAGGCGTCCGGTGGAGTCGTGCAGCACGACGCAGACCGGATCGAAGATCAGGTGGTCCCCGCACTGCGTCAGCGCCCCGGAGAGCCACAGCCGGGCGCGGATCCGGTCCCTGACCGGCACCGGGGAGACGTCGGCGAACTCGATGAGCGTGGAAGGTTCGCCGTGCGGCGCGCAGATGAGGGCGGCGGCGAGCGCGCTGTCCTCGGGCGGGTGCAACTGAAGCCTGCCGTCGTCCATGACGCTGTGCGCGCCGACGAGTTCGTCCTTGCCGATCTCTGTGGTCACGGCACAGGACCATGCGGTGGCCAGCATGGAACGTGCGCGTGCTGCCGCTGTGGGCACGGTCGTGCTGCTGTGGCGGACACCCATCCTCAACCTCCATTAGGTAAGCCTTGCCTAACTTATCGGAGATCGCGCGGCACTGCCAGTACGCCGAAGCCCCGCGCGGTGAACCGCGCGGGGCCGTGGCACATACGCCAGTTGACGCGTAGTGCGTCCGTCGGCGAGGTCAGTGCCCTCGGGCGATCCACTCCTCCAGGTGCGGCGCCTCCGCGCCGATCGTCGTGCTGTCGCCGTGCCCCGTGCGCACCACCGTCCCGGGCTCCAGCGTGAGCAGCCGGTCCTTGATGGACTCCACGATCGTCGGGAAGTCACTGAAGGAGCGGCCCGTCGCGCCGGGGCCGCCCGCGAAGAGCGTGTCGCCGGTGAAGACGGTGCCGAGGGCGGGGGCGTGCAGGCTGACCGCGCCGTGACAGTGGCCCGGCGTGTGCAGCACCTTCAAGGTGGTGCCCGCGACGGTCAGTTCCTGTCCGTCGGCGAGCTCGCCGTCGGGGGCGCGGTCGGGGTGGGTCCGCTTCCACAGCTCGGTGTCGGCGGGATGCAGCAGGATCGGCGCGCCGGTGCGGGCGGCGAGCGCGGGGGCCGCGTCGATGTGGTCGTCGTGGGCGTGCGTGCAGACGATGGCGACGAGCGTGCGCTCTCCCACCGCCGCGGCGATGGCGTCCGCGTCGTGCGCGGCGTCGATGACGATCGCCTCGCTGTCGTCGCCGACGATCCATACGTTGTTGTCGACCTCCCAGGTGCCGCCGTCGAGGGAGAACGTCCCCGACGTGACGAGGTGGTCGACGCGCGCGCCGGACGCGCCCGCAGCAGCTTCGGCCGCCATCAGAAGATCACCACCGAACGCAGGACGTCGCCGTGGTGCATCCGCTCGAAGGCCTTCTCCACATCCTCCAGGGCGATCGTCTCGGTGACGAACGCGTCCAGGTCGAGGCGGCCCTGCTGGTAGAGGTCGATGAGCATCGGGAAGTCGCGCGAGGGCAGGCAGTCCCCGTACCAGCTCGACTTCAGCGCACCGCCGCGCCCGAAGACGTCGAGGAGCGGCAGCTCGATCTTCATCTCCGGGGTCGGGACGCCCACCAGGACGACCGTGCCCGCCAGGTCCCGGGCGTAGAAGGCCTGCTCGTACGTCTCCGGACGGCCGACCGCCTCGATGACGACATCGGCGCCGTTGCCACCGGTCAGCTCGCGGATGGCCTCGACGGGATCGGCGGAGCGGGAGTTGACGGTGTGTGTGGCACCCAGCTCCTTCGCCGTCCGGAGCTTCTTGTCGTCGATGTCCACGGCGATGATCTTCGCGGCACCGGCCAGGCGCGCGCCCACCACCGCGGCGTTGCCCACGCCGCCGCAGCCGATGACGGCGACCGAGTCGCCCCGACCTACGTTGCCGGTGTTGATGGCGGCGCCGATGCCCGCCATCACGCCGCAGCCGAGGAGGCCGGCGGCGGCAGGCGAGGCGGCCGGGTCGACCTTGGTGCACTGTCCCGCGGCGACCAGGGTCTTCTCGGCGAAGGCCCCGATGCCGAGCGCGGGCGACAGCTCGGTGCCGTCCGCGAGGGTCATCTTCTGCTTCGCGTTGTGCGTGTCGAAGCAGTACTGGGGGCGGCCGCGCAGACAGGCGCGGCACTGGCCGCACACCGCGCGCCAGTTGAGGATCACGTAGTCACCGGGGGCGACCTCGGTGACGCCCTCGCCCACCGACTCGACGACGCCCGCCGCCTCGTGCCCGAGCAGGAACGGGAACTCGTCGTTGATCCCGCCCTCCCGGTAGTGCAGGTCGGTGTGACAGACCCCGCACGCCTGGATCTTCACCACGGCTTCCCCGGGGCCCGGGTCCGGCACCGTGATCGTCTCGATCCGTACCGGCTCGCCCTTCGCGCGCGCGATCACGCCCTGCACCTGCTGCGCCATGACTTCAGCCCTTCTTTCTCCGCATGTCTTACCGGCCCCATCGTTACAGGTCGGGCGGCGGGTGTCCGCAGCGGTGCACGAACGCGCGGCCGCGCGCCGTGACCACGCTCCCCGGCCGCGTCCTAGGGTGAGCGCGTGCGTGATCTAGCTGCCCAGGCCCTCCTGCCGGTCGACGCGGCACTCGCCGTCGCCCTGCTCCTCCTGCTGCTCGCCGCCGCGGCGACCGCGGCCCTGTTCCGGCTCTCCCCCGACGGCTCGCGCGAACGCGCCAGGGAGATCCTCGTCGCCGGGGTACGGGCGACGGCCCAGCTGGCGGCCGTCTCGCTGGTCATCGGCTGGGTGGTGCACCACACGGCGGCCCTGTACGCCTTCCTCCTGCTCATGCTCGCCGTGGCCACCCGCACCGCGGGCCGCCGCGTCACGCCGAACCGCACCTGGTGGTGGGCGGCCGTGCCGATCGCAGGACCCGTCGTACCGGTGGTGACCGGCCTGACCCTGGCGGGGCTGCTCCCCGTACGGGGCATCGCCATGGTGCCGGTGACCGGCATCCTGATCGGCGGCGCGCTCACCGCGACGGTGCTCGCGGGCCGCCGCGCCCTCGATGAACTGCGCACCCGCAACGGCGAGTTCGAGGCAGGTCTCGCCCTCGGTCTCCTGGACCGCGACGCCCGCCTCGAAGTGGTCCGCCCGGCCGCGTCCGACGCCCTCCTGCCCGGCCTCGACCAGACCCGCACGGTGGGCCTGGTCACCCTCCCCGGCGCGTTCGTCGGCATGCTCCTGGGCGGCGCGTCCCCCGTGCTCGCCGGGGCGGTGCAGCTCTTCGTGCTGATCGCGCTGATGGCGGTCCAGGTGGTGTCGGTGGCAGTGACGGTGGAGCTCATCGCGCGGGGACGGCTGCACCGGGCAGAACCGGACCGTCTGACAGCGTGACCTAGGACGACGCCGCCGCGCGCTCACGCGCCGACCGGACGGCCAGCACGTTGTCGACCAGGCGCTCGGCCTCGGTCGACGGATCCATCGGCATGGTCAGGAGCGCACGCACGTAGGCCGGTGCCAGGACGAGCTCGAAGATGTCCAGCCAGGTCAGCACGGTGGCACCGGCGGCGTCCAGGGTGGCCTGGATCTGCTGGATCCGGGGCTCCGCGAAGCCCCGCCCGTCCTGCTCGTCGCCACCGGCCCTGAGCAGGGCGCGGAAGAAGGCCAGATGGCCGGGCCTGGTCAGATCGGTGAGCAGGTTGGTGATCCAGGCGTGCAGATCGGCCCGCAGGTCACCGGTGGCGGGAAGCGGTGAGCGGCTGCCCAGCTCGTCCACGACCGCGTCGATGATCAGGCCGTCTGCGGTGCGCCAGCGCCGGTAGATGGTGGCGATGTGCACGCCGGAGCGGGCCGATACCTCCGCGATGTCGACCGTGCCGTCGGCGGATTCGGCAAGGAGTTCGCGGGTGGCCGCGCGCACGGCCTCACGGGTGCGGGCGGTGCGACCGCCGGGGCGGGCTGTCCCTGATGCTTGCGTCACCACCTCACCCTATCGCGAAACTCTTGCATTAGCGCGGCCGACGTGCGTAACCTAAATGCGAAACATTCGCATCAGAGGCGATGAGGTGCCTCTGAGATCGAAGCCGAACCGGAGGATCTCGTGGCACACGCACTCGTCGTCGGCGGTGGAATCGCGGGGGACACACTCGCGCTGCTCATGGAGAGGGACGGCTGGACGGTCACCGTCGCGGAGATCGCACCGGCCCTGCGCAGCGGCGGTCAGACCGTCGACCTGCGCGGCGACAGCCGGGCGGTCCTCGAGCGCGCCGGACTGCTCCAGCAGGCCCTGGACTGCCTGGTCCCGCAGCGCGGCGCGGCCTGGATCGACGCGCGGGGCGGCGTCTGGCCGAGATGCCGGTGGAGGCGTTCGACGGGCGCGGCTACGTCTCCCGTGAGGAGTTGCTGCGCACCGACCTCGCCCGGATCCTGCACGAGGCGACCGGGCCCGGCGTGACCCACCGGTTCAGTGAGACCGTGGAAGCGCTGGAGGACAGCGGCACAGGAGTGCTCGCCAGCTTCCGCAGCGGCACGCGGGAGGAGTTCGACCTGGTGGTCGGCGCCGACGGCGCGCACTCACGGGTCCGCGCCCTGCGGTTCGGCCCCGAGGAGGACTACCGCAAGCCACTCGGCCTCGCGCACGCCTGGTTCACCCTCACCGAGCGGCCGGGGACACCGCCCCTGGACGGCTGGTTCCTGACCCACAACGCACCCGGCCGCCGCGGCGTGGAGGCCCGTCCCGGCCACCCCGGAGAGCAGGAGGTCGGCCTGACCTTCGCCGCCGGCACCCTGCCCTCGCGGCACGACCGCGCGGCCCAATTGGCCCTGCTGGACCGGACGTTCGCCGATGTCGGCTGGCGCGCCGCGGAATTCCTGGCCGCGGCCCGGCAGGCCGACGACTTCGCCCTGGACACCTTCGACCAGGTGCACGTGCCGCGTTGGCACACCGGCCGGATCGTCCTGCTCGGCGACAGCGCCTGGTGCGCGAGCCCGCTCAGCGGCCTCGGTACCGCCCTCGCCCTGCGCGGCGCCGCCGAGTTGACGGCCGCGCTGCGCGCCGAGGGCGCGCCCGGCGACACCACCCGGGTGCCCGCCGCGCTGACCGCGTTCGAGCGGGCGATGCGGCCGAGGGTCCGTTCGGCCCAGCAGCTCCCGCCCGGCCGGGTCGCGTCCATGGCCCCCAAGACCGCGCTGGGCATCCGGGCCAACGCGCTGGCGATGCGCGCACTCCAGTCCAAGGCCGCACGCCCGCTCGTCCGGCGTGCCTTCGCCTCCTCCGAACACGGCCGCACCGACACCCCCGCCGAAGCGCCCCTGCCGAGCCCCGGCACCTGACCGGCGCGGCGCCGCCGCGCCCTCACCGCACGCGGTCCAGTGGGTCGTAACAGTCGTAATTGCGCTGGGCGCGGATCCTGCCGTCCTGGAATTCGAGGAAGACGGCGATGTGGGCGCGCAGCACATGGCCGACGGGCAGGGCCCCCATCGGCACGGCGAGGGTCCCCTCCCACGTCACCTCAAGTGCCACCTGCTCCCCCATGGCGACCGCGTTGAGCACGTCGAACCGCTGCTCGGCGAGCAGCCCTTGCCCCCGCTCCGCGCTCTGGAGCACGGCGGTCAGATCACGCCGTACGCCGTCGGGGAAGAGCGCGTTGGGAAATTCCTGCTGCACCAGGTCCGCGTGGAAGAACCGGGCCAGCTCATCGCCGACGGCCCCGCGCGCCACCGCCTCGTGATAGCGGACGGCGGTCTCGATGTGCGGATGCCGGTGGGCGTACGGGGTGGGGTCCTGCGACAGGCCAGACATGAGGAGCAGCGTAGGCCGGTCCCCACCCCACCGGCCCGTCCGCGTGGGCGAGTTCAGGAATCCGCTACGGGCCGAGCGCCGCGCGCTGCTCGGGTGTGAGGCGGTCCGCCGCGGCCACGACCGCGTACGTGTCCGGGGCGACGCGCTCAAGGGCGACGGGGCCCGCGATGTCCGGGTGCCGCTCGGCGTCCCGCAGCGCGTCGGCGACGCGGTCCCGCGGCCAGTCGAGGGCGGCGGCCAACCGGTCCACGGCGAGCGGCCCGCCCACCTGCACGAGCGCGGCGAGGACGGTCAGCACGTCGGCGAAGACCTCCGCCGTGGTGCCGCCCGCCATGTCGTCGCTCAGCCCGGTGAAGAACCGGCGCATCTGGTCGAGGCGGGCCCCCGCCGGGGTGGCCGCGTCGAGGATCTCGGCACCGCGCCGGGCGGTCTCCGCCCACATCGCGTTCGTCCGGGCGCTGGTCAGCCAGGCACGCAGCCAGACGTCGTCGTCGATGACGTACCGCTCGCGCCGCCGCCCCGCGTCGCGCTCGCGCCGGACCACTTCGAGCCCCTCCAGGTACCCGACCGCCTTGGACACGGAGGCGGGGCTGACCCGGAGCCGCTCGACCAGTTCGGCCGCCGTCAGACCACCGGAGTCGGTCGTGACGAGCCGGGCCAGGACGCGGGCCGCCATGCGCGGAAGGCCCGTCCGCACCATCAGCGCCGCGAACTCCTCGGCGTACGCGCGCACGGCCTCGGTGTCACGGCCGTGCGGGTCGAAGGCCGCGGACTCCTGGCGCGAGGCGGCCGTGCCGCCGCTCCGGCGGGCCCGGCGTCCGGTGGCGTGCTGGGCGTGGTCCGCGCGGTAGCCGCCGAAGCCGCCGTTGCGGGCGACCTCGCGGCTGACGGTCGACGTCGGCCGGTCGAGGTGCCGGGCGATCTCGGCGTATCCGAGCCCGTCGGCGAGTCCCGTCGCGATACGCCGACGCTCGTCATGGGTCAGCCTGCCTCCGGGCATCCGTGACCGCCTCCCTTGCCCCTGGCTCCGTCGCGGCCCGCTCGGACCGGCTCGGCAAGTGTGCGTTCACCGTCAGTACATTGCAACAGTCATCGACACGGAATTGCATTTACCGTCACGCCTATTGCAATAGAACTCTTAATTGCCCTGTACAGAGTGGAGATTGGGCCTTCTTCTCGTTGCTGGCGCATAAAACGCAACGTAGCTTTCACCGCGAAGTGAAGGACTGCGACAAGGAGTCGAACGACGTGACGACGACGAGCGGTGAGACCGCGCTCATGGTCGAAGGGCTGCGGATGCGCTACGGCACCCATGACGTGCTGCGCGAGGTGACGTTCCGGGCCCGCCACGGTGAAGTGGTCGCGCTGCTCGGGCCGAACGGAGCGGGCAAGAGCACCACCATCGAAATCCTGGAGGGCTTCCGTACGAGGTCGGCGGGGCGCGTCGAGGTACTCGGCACGGACCCCGCCCACGGTGACGAACGGTGGCGGGCCCGGATCGGCGTCGTCCTGCAGTCCTGGCGCGATCACGGCAAGTGGCGGGTGCGCGAACTGCTCGCGCACCTCGGTACGTACTACGCCGGGTACTCCACGGAACTGATCCGCAGGCCGTGGGAGACGGACGAGCTGATCGAGGCGGTCGGCCTGTCCGCGCGCGCGGACAGCAAGATCAAGACCCTGTCGGGCGGCCAACGGCGCAGGCTGGACGTGGCGATCGGCATCGTGGGCCGTCCCGAGGTGCTCTTCCTCGACGAGCCCACGGCGGGCTTCGATCCGGCCGCGCGCCGTGAGTTCCACGGCCTCGTACGCGGCCTCGCCGACGTCCACGCGACCACGGTCCTGCTCACCACGCACGATCTGCACGAGGCCGAGAGGCTCGCCGACCGCATCGTGATCCTGGCGGCGGGCCGGATCGTCGCTGACGGTTCGGCGGAGGAGCTCGCGCGCCGGATGGCGGGCGAGGACGAGGTGCGCTGGATGCGCGACGGGCGGCGCTTCGAGACGTCGACCACCGACTCGACGCGTTTCACGCACGGCCTCTTCCGGGAGCACGGCGACGCGATCAGCGAACTGGAGGTCCGCAGGGCCTCGTTGGAGGACACCTACCTGGCGTGGGTGCGCGAGACGACGGAAGCGGTCCGATGAACCCCAACCCCACCACCACGGCCCTGCGCGCGGGCTGGACGCGCGGCCGGGTCGAACTGGTCCAGTCCTTCACCAACGGCGCGGACCTGCTCTCCCACTTCCTGTGGCCCGTCCTGATGCTGGCCGTCATGTACTTCATGCGGGATTCGGCCTTCGGGTCCCAGGGGCTCCTGCTCGGCACCCTGGCCCTGCCGAGCATCCTGGGCATGAACGCGGCCATGGGCATGCTCAGCATGAGCCAGGTCCTCACCGCCGAACGCGAGGACGGCACCCTGCTGCGCGCCAAGGCGACTCCGCACGGCATGCGGGGGTACTTCACCGGCAAGATCATCACGGTGTCCTGCGGACTCGTCGCCGACCTCGCGATCTTCCTGGTGCCCGCGCTGTTCCTCATCGAAGGACTGTCCGTCGCCGACGCGGGCTCCTGGCTGACGCTGGCCTGGGTGCTCGTGCTCGGCATGCTGGCGACACTGCCCTTCGGCGCGGTCCTCGGCTCGGTCTTCACCAGTACCCGCGCCCAGGGCATCATCCAGCTGCCGGTGCTCGGCCTCATAGCGATCTCCGGCATTTTCTATCCGATCACCGCGCTCCCCGAGTGGCTGCAGTCCGTCGCGCAGGTCTTCCCCATCTACTGGCTCGGCCTGGGCATGCGGGCCGCGCTGCTCCCCGACAGCGCGGTCACGGTCGAGATCGGCGAATCCTGGCGGCAGTTGGAGACCGTCGGCGTGCTGGGGCCTGGGTCGTGTTCGGCTTCGTCCTCGCGCCGCTCGTGCTGCGCCGGGCGGCCCGCCGCGAGTCGGGGTCGAGCGTGGCCGAGCGTCGCGAGAAGGCGCTGCGGCGGGTGGGCTGAGGGCGCCCGCCCGTGCGGGCGTAGGCTCGCCCGCATGTCTGTCTACGAAGAAGAAATCGGCGCTCTGCAGGGCGGCTCCGCCGATCTGCGCCAGTTCGACGGCAAGGCCGTCCTCGTCGTCAACGTGGCCTCCAAGTGCGGCCTCACCCCGCAGTACGCCGGTCTTGAGCGGCTGCACGAGCAGTACGCGGCGCGCGGCTTCAGTGTCCTCGGCGTGCCGTGCAACCAGTTCATGGGGCAGGAGCCCGGCACGTCCGAGGAGATCGCCGAGTTCTGCTCGGCGACGTACGGCGTGACCTTCCCCATGACCGAGAAGGTCGACGTCAACGGGGACGGCAGGCACCCGCTGTACACGCGTCTGGTCGACACCGCGGACGCGGAGGGGCACACCGGGGACGTACGTTGGAACTTTGAAAAGTTCCTGATCAACGGCTCCGGCGAGGTCGTCGCCCGGTTCGGGCCGCGTACCGAGCCGGACGCCCCCGAGGTCGTCGCCGCGATCGAGAAGGTCCTCCCGGCCTGACCTCCCCGGGTTCGGACTCGTGGGCGCGGGCCCGGCTGACGGAGCGATACCTCCAGCCGGGCCAAGCCGATCTGCGGAGTCGGGACCGCGCTCCTACGGTGGCTGAATGGTCATCAGGTACCTTCCGCGTTCCTCGTCCGTACGCACCGCGGTCCTCGCGATCGGGGCTCTGGCCCTCCTGTCGACTCCGGTCGCGGCGGCCGA contains these protein-coding regions:
- a CDS encoding glutathione peroxidase, which gives rise to MSVYEEEIGALQGGSADLRQFDGKAVLVVNVASKCGLTPQYAGLERLHEQYAARGFSVLGVPCNQFMGQEPGTSEEIAEFCSATYGVTFPMTEKVDVNGDGRHPLYTRLVDTADAEGHTGDVRWNFEKFLINGSGEVVARFGPRTEPDAPEVVAAIEKVLPA
- a CDS encoding MBL fold metallo-hydrolase, producing MAAEAAAGASGARVDHLVTSGTFSLDGGTWEVDNNVWIVGDDSEAIVIDAAHDADAIAAAVGERTLVAIVCTHAHDDHIDAAPALAARTGAPILLHPADTELWKRTHPDRAPDGELADGQELTVAGTTLKVLHTPGHCHGAVSLHAPALGTVFTGDTLFAGGPGATGRSFSDFPTIVESIKDRLLTLEPGTVVRTGHGDSTTIGAEAPHLEEWIARGH
- a CDS encoding ABC transporter ATP-binding protein, which translates into the protein MRYGTHDVLREVTFRARHGEVVALLGPNGAGKSTTIEILEGFRTRSAGRVEVLGTDPAHGDERWRARIGVVLQSWRDHGKWRVRELLAHLGTYYAGYSTELIRRPWETDELIEAVGLSARADSKIKTLSGGQRRRLDVAIGIVGRPEVLFLDEPTAGFDPAARREFHGLVRGLADVHATTVLLTTHDLHEAERLADRIVILAAGRIVADGSAEELARRMAGEDEVRWMRDGRRFETSTTDSTRFTHGLFREHGDAISELEVRRASLEDTYLAWVRETTEAVR
- a CDS encoding DUF2470 domain-containing protein yields the protein MGVRHSSTTVPTAAARARSMLATAWSCAVTTEIGKDELVGAHSVMDDGRLQLHPPEDSALAAALICAPHGEPSTLIEFADVSPVPVRDRIRARLWLSGALTQCGDHLIFDPVCVVLHDSTGRLGVELDELALTVPDPLAEAEARLLTHLADAHPDAVEQLTRLVSPESLQGVVRVRPLAIDRHGITLRLERARSQADVRLAFHQPVDDVGQVTDCMHALLTRARLSAVRRGRPVGG
- a CDS encoding TetR-like C-terminal domain-containing protein, which codes for MTQASGTARPGGRTARTREAVRAATRELLAESADGTVDIAEVSARSGVHIATIYRRWRTADGLIIDAVVDELGSRSPLPATGDLRADLHAWITNLLTDLTRPGHLAFFRALLRAGGDEQDGRGFAEPRIQQIQATLDAAGATVLTWLDIFELVLAPAYVRALLTMPMDPSTEAERLVDNVLAVRSARERAAASS
- a CDS encoding S-(hydroxymethyl)mycothiol dehydrogenase, which produces MAQQVQGVIARAKGEPVRIETITVPDPGPGEAVVKIQACGVCHTDLHYREGGINDEFPFLLGHEAAGVVESVGEGVTEVAPGDYVILNWRAVCGQCRACLRGRPQYCFDTHNAKQKMTLADGTELSPALGIGAFAEKTLVAAGQCTKVDPAASPAAAGLLGCGVMAGIGAAINTGNVGRGDSVAVIGCGGVGNAAVVGARLAGAAKIIAVDIDDKKLRTAKELGATHTVNSRSADPVEAIRELTGGNGADVVIEAVGRPETYEQAFYARDLAGTVVLVGVPTPEMKIELPLLDVFGRGGALKSSWYGDCLPSRDFPMLIDLYQQGRLDLDAFVTETIALEDVEKAFERMHHGDVLRSVVIF
- a CDS encoding DUF1232 domain-containing protein, with product MSTEMTVLLVIAGVVVVATLAMAVTLLVRLVRTRRLLRDAGIPVERQWVFWGAVAYLVLPADLLPDPVFLDDIGVLLLALRSLRSAADRASAPDG
- a CDS encoding GbsR/MarR family transcriptional regulator, giving the protein MPGGRLTHDERRRIATGLADGLGYAEIARHLDRPTSTVSREVARNGGFGGYRADHAQHATGRRARRSGGTAASRQESAAFDPHGRDTEAVRAYAEEFAALMVRTGLPRMAARVLARLVTTDSGGLTAAELVERLRVSPASVSKAVGYLEGLEVVRRERDAGRRRERYVIDDDVWLRAWLTSARTNAMWAETARRGAEILDAATPAGARLDQMRRFFTGLSDDMAGGTTAEVFADVLTVLAALVQVGGPLAVDRLAAALDWPRDRVADALRDAERHPDIAGPVALERVAPDTYAVVAAADRLTPEQRAALGP
- a CDS encoding MepB family protein, which codes for MTTNLPHDDLLAAKALVYDPCGFVCSEPVAEAESAEYAAHTFTLDGLSVRFRVARTTPTKVGQFVTVWKRSPGGPIEPYDAEDPVDLFVISARDDQHFGQFVFSMDALRRHGVVAVNGSGGKRAFRVYPPWVTTTNRQAGRAQEWQLGHFLDIGRGGSFDSARARELYHP
- a CDS encoding nuclear transport factor 2 family protein, with translation MSGLSQDPTPYAHRHPHIETAVRYHEAVARGAVGDELARFFHADLVQQEFPNALFPDGVRRDLTAVLQSAERGQGLLAEQRFDVLNAVAMGEQVALEVTWEGTLAVPMGALPVGHVLRAHIAVFLEFQDGRIRAQRNYDCYDPLDRVR
- a CDS encoding FAD-dependent monooxygenase; this translates as MPVEAFDGRGYVSREELLRTDLARILHEATGPGVTHRFSETVEALEDSGTGVLASFRSGTREEFDLVVGADGAHSRVRALRFGPEEDYRKPLGLAHAWFTLTERPGTPPLDGWFLTHNAPGRRGVEARPGHPGEQEVGLTFAAGTLPSRHDRAAQLALLDRTFADVGWRAAEFLAAARQADDFALDTFDQVHVPRWHTGRIVLLGDSAWCASPLSGLGTALALRGAAELTAALRAEGAPGDTTRVPAALTAFERAMRPRVRSAQQLPPGRVASMAPKTALGIRANALAMRALQSKAARPLVRRAFASSEHGRTDTPAEAPLPSPGT
- a CDS encoding ABC transporter permease, giving the protein MRDLAAQALLPVDAALAVALLLLLLAAAATAALFRLSPDGSRERAREILVAGVRATAQLAAVSLVIGWVVHHTAALYAFLLLMLAVATRTAGRRVTPNRTWWWAAVPIAGPVVPVVTGLTLAGLLPVRGIAMVPVTGILIGGALTATVLAGRRALDELRTRNGEFEAGLALGLLDRDARLEVVRPAASDALLPGLDQTRTVGLVTLPGAFVGMLLGGASPVLAGAVQLFVLIALMAVQVVSVAVTVELIARGRLHRAEPDRLTA
- a CDS encoding Rossmann-fold NAD(P)-binding domain-containing protein — encoded protein: MAHALVVGGGIAGDTLALLMERDGWTVTVAEIAPALRSGGQTVDLRGDSRAVLERAGLLQQALDCLVPQRGAAWIDARGGVWPRCRWRRSTGAATSPVRSCCAPTSPGSCTRRPGPA